The Besnoitia besnoiti strain Bb-Ger1 chromosome IV, whole genome shotgun sequence genome contains a region encoding:
- a CDS encoding p25-alpha family protein (encoded by transcript BESB_053620) produces MTAKNAFQAYTKGSGEMDGRTFVKILKDTKVLDGKQVTSVDADLIFAKIKPRGTTKINYSQFEEALKLVAEKKKVSLDKVLSTISEEGQDGPILQGTKADNVRFHDDKSTYTGVHKSGGPTTLDEGRVQFNDLSNFCDRSAYDIRGVKKGIIEQKTGESK; encoded by the exons ATGACGGCCAAAAACGCATTCCAAGCCTACACCAAAGGCAGCGGCGAAATGGATGGCCGCACATTTGTCAAAATACTGAAGGATACCAAGGTTCTTGACGGGAAGCAGGTGACGTCTGTGGATGCGGATCTGATCTTCGCAAAAATCAAGCCGAGGGGGACGACCAAAATCAACTACAGTCAGTTTGAGGAAGCGTTGAAACTCGTagcggagaaaaagaaggtCTCCCTGGACAAAGTCTTGAGCACAATCTCCGAAG AAGGCCAAGACGGCCCCATTCTTCAGGGCACAAAAGCCGACAACGTGCGCTTCCACGACGACAAGAGCACATACACCGGGGTTCACAAGAGCGGCGGCCCCACGACTCTTGATGAAGGCCGCGTGCAGTTCAACGACTTGTCGAACTTCTGCGACCGCTCTGCCTACGACATTCGGGGCGTGAAGAAGGGCATCATCGAGCAGAAGACCGGAGAGAGCAAGTAA